One genomic region from Thermodesulfobacteriota bacterium encodes:
- a CDS encoding FAD-binding oxidoreductase, which yields MKKSYDLIVIGSGSIGVPVAFEFAKNGQSVLVIDSLASPGQGQDKKAIGGIRATHSDKGKIVVSQRSIAIFSTWEERYGDDIQWKSNGYSFPAYTGADETILKDLLKVQQGYGLNINWLLPEEYRELNSGINMKRLRGSTYSPEDGSASPLLFINSCHFKAVEYGAEFIFHETVSGFKIKKNRIVSVRTNKGEYHSAHVLNAAGVFARDISHMIGIEVPVDPDCHEAGITEPVKPFMGPMVVDMRAEPGSKNFYFYQSTEGQVIFCLTPDPPILGTDSRATSEFLPMIAKRMIKIMPMLANLKVRRTWRGQYPNSPDGFPIVGKMKELDNFYQAVGMCGQGFMLGPGMAELIYRLITENYHPDDLEILKSFDPYRDFKGKEVFK from the coding sequence ATGAAAAAATCATACGACCTAATAGTAATTGGAAGTGGTTCCATTGGTGTGCCGGTAGCTTTTGAGTTTGCCAAAAACGGACAATCGGTGCTGGTGATTGACTCTTTGGCATCCCCCGGACAGGGGCAGGATAAAAAGGCAATCGGCGGTATTCGGGCGACCCACTCTGATAAGGGTAAAATAGTGGTCAGCCAGAGAAGTATAGCTATATTTTCTACCTGGGAAGAAAGGTATGGTGATGATATTCAGTGGAAGAGCAACGGCTATTCATTTCCCGCCTATACCGGAGCAGACGAAACCATTTTAAAAGATTTATTGAAAGTTCAGCAAGGTTATGGCCTGAATATCAACTGGCTATTACCCGAGGAGTACAGGGAATTAAATTCCGGAATCAATATGAAACGGTTGCGGGGAAGTACCTATTCCCCGGAAGACGGCTCCGCATCCCCCTTGTTGTTCATCAACTCCTGTCATTTTAAGGCGGTAGAGTATGGGGCCGAATTTATTTTCCATGAAACAGTGTCCGGATTTAAAATAAAGAAAAACAGGATTGTTTCAGTCAGGACCAACAAAGGAGAATATCATTCTGCGCATGTTTTAAATGCCGCCGGGGTTTTCGCGAGGGATATTTCTCACATGATAGGAATAGAAGTTCCGGTAGACCCTGATTGCCATGAGGCGGGAATCACCGAACCGGTGAAGCCATTTATGGGGCCGATGGTCGTTGATATGCGGGCGGAACCCGGATCCAAGAATTTTTATTTTTACCAGAGCACCGAAGGCCAGGTCATTTTTTGTTTGACTCCCGACCCACCCATTCTGGGAACAGACAGCCGTGCCACCTCTGAATTTTTACCGATGATTGCCAAAAGAATGATAAAGATTATGCCCATGCTGGCAAATCTTAAAGTTCGACGCACCTGGCGCGGGCAATATCCCAACTCACCCGATGGGTTTCCCATAGTCGGGAAGATGAAGGAGTTGGATAATTTCTACCAGGCGGTTGGAATGTGCGGTCAGGGTTTTATGCTTGGACCCGGTATGGCCGAACTCATTTACCGGCTGATCACGGAAAACTATCATCCAGATGACCTTGAAATCTTAAAAAGTTTCGATCCGTATCGCGATTTTAAAGGAAAGGAAGTGTTTAAATAA
- a CDS encoding FAD-dependent oxidoreductase — translation MSEWRIEKHPVLSIPETKKITFYWNGQKLEANEGEVISSALFANGIHVFGHHAKDNSAQGMFCANGQCAQCAVIANGVSVKSCMTKVKQGMIVESIEGLPELPVPVDDFQFSAIEEVETDVLIVGGGPAGLSAALQLGERGIETLIVDDKDRLGGKLVLQTHKFFGSINDCYAGTRGIDIATILKEELLNHKCIKVWLNSTAMYVFSDKKVGIVTDGKKYSIVRPKVVLNAAGAREKSLVFPGNTLPDVYGAGAFQTLVNRDLIKTAKRLFVVGGGNVGLIAAYHALQAGIHVVGLIEALPEVGGYQVHANKIRRLGVPIYTRHTILSANGNENVESVTVCQLDDHFKPIRGTEKTYECDTILIAVGLSPVNEFFKQAEQAGLNVFEAGDAKEIAEASSAMFSGKIAGRKIAVALGKESRPVPEAWYNKANILKKHPGSTTIPRYDAYPETGITPVIHCHQPIPCNPCVSVCKQDVIYIPGDSLLETPQINENECIGCQKCLFICPGLAITLVDYREDPENPIVSLPYEVYNYEYKKGDRIRLTDYEGKPLGEAVIISTAIKKTSRKTQVIKIQVAKKIAKQVAGFRIQKSEITIPKDEVIIDKISDEAIICRCERVTAGEIRQLIRSGIRDMNQIKAITRAGMGACGYKTCENLMLQMFREEGVSVEEVTLNTIRPVFVETPLGVFSNISE, via the coding sequence ATGTCAGAATGGAGAATTGAAAAACACCCTGTTCTCAGCATTCCTGAGACAAAAAAAATAACTTTTTACTGGAACGGGCAGAAACTCGAAGCCAATGAAGGAGAGGTGATTTCATCTGCCCTGTTTGCCAACGGAATTCATGTTTTTGGCCATCATGCCAAGGATAACTCCGCCCAGGGAATGTTTTGCGCCAACGGGCAATGCGCTCAATGTGCAGTGATTGCCAATGGTGTTTCGGTAAAATCCTGTATGACCAAGGTTAAACAAGGTATGATTGTGGAAAGCATTGAAGGGCTGCCGGAACTTCCAGTACCGGTTGATGATTTTCAATTTTCCGCTATCGAAGAAGTTGAGACGGATGTGTTAATAGTGGGCGGCGGACCAGCCGGTCTTTCTGCTGCACTTCAACTGGGGGAAAGAGGGATTGAAACCCTTATTGTTGATGACAAAGATCGATTGGGCGGAAAGTTAGTTCTTCAGACTCACAAATTCTTTGGTTCAATAAATGATTGTTATGCAGGGACCAGGGGGATAGATATTGCGACCATTCTAAAAGAAGAGCTGCTAAACCATAAATGTATCAAGGTGTGGTTAAACAGCACGGCCATGTATGTTTTCAGTGACAAAAAAGTGGGAATTGTGACTGATGGCAAAAAATATTCCATTGTGAGACCCAAAGTGGTTCTCAACGCAGCGGGTGCAAGGGAAAAATCTCTGGTATTTCCCGGAAATACCTTGCCGGATGTATATGGAGCCGGAGCCTTTCAAACTTTGGTTAACCGGGATCTTATAAAGACTGCCAAAAGGTTGTTTGTGGTGGGAGGGGGTAATGTCGGACTGATAGCTGCCTATCACGCTTTACAGGCAGGCATTCATGTGGTGGGGTTAATTGAAGCGCTTCCCGAAGTCGGCGGTTACCAGGTACACGCCAATAAGATCAGGAGATTGGGTGTACCGATATATACCAGGCATACCATTTTATCCGCCAATGGAAATGAAAATGTGGAATCCGTGACCGTGTGTCAACTAGACGATCATTTTAAACCGATTCGCGGCACGGAAAAGACCTATGAATGTGATACGATTTTAATTGCCGTCGGACTCAGCCCGGTCAATGAATTTTTCAAGCAGGCAGAGCAAGCGGGACTAAACGTTTTTGAGGCTGGCGATGCAAAGGAAATTGCCGAGGCATCTTCTGCCATGTTTAGCGGGAAAATAGCCGGTCGGAAAATTGCTGTGGCACTTGGTAAAGAAAGTCGACCTGTTCCGGAGGCTTGGTACAACAAGGCAAATATCCTGAAAAAACATCCCGGGTCCACTACAATCCCCCGGTATGATGCTTACCCTGAAACCGGCATTACCCCTGTCATCCATTGCCACCAACCCATTCCGTGTAATCCGTGCGTGTCTGTATGCAAACAAGATGTAATTTATATCCCCGGTGATTCTTTGCTGGAAACCCCTCAGATTAATGAAAATGAATGCATTGGTTGCCAAAAATGCCTGTTCATTTGTCCCGGTCTGGCGATCACTCTGGTAGATTACCGTGAAGACCCGGAAAATCCAATCGTTTCTTTACCCTATGAAGTGTATAACTATGAATATAAAAAGGGGGACCGGATTCGATTGACTGATTATGAGGGAAAACCGCTTGGAGAAGCGGTTATTATTAGTACGGCCATTAAAAAGACTTCGAGAAAAACCCAGGTGATCAAGATTCAGGTTGCTAAAAAAATTGCCAAACAGGTTGCCGGATTTCGCATTCAAAAAAGCGAAATCACAATACCGAAGGACGAAGTCATAATTGACAAAATTTCCGACGAGGCCATTATTTGTCGGTGCGAAAGAGTCACTGCCGGAGAAATCCGCCAGTTAATCCGATCAGGTATCAGAGATATGAATCAAATAAAGGCGATTACCCGGGCGGGGATGGGGGCATGCGGATACAAAACCTGTGAAAATTTAATGTTACAAATGTTCAGGGAAGAGGGAGTTTCTGTTGAAGAGGTCACTCTAAACACCATCAGACCTGTTTTTGTTGAGACTCCACTTGGCGTTTTTTCCAATATTTCAGAATGA